The DNA region TTCGGCGAAGCGCGGGTCATGCTCGCGCATCGCTTGCAGCTCCGCGAGCATCGCCAGCCCGACATCGATCGCCGCGCGCGCGTGATTGGCCACCTCCAGCGGCGCGCCCCAAAACGCCATGATGCCATCGCCGCGAATCTTGTCCACGACGCCGCCGCTCTCCATGATGTGGTCGGTCATCTTGGTCATGTAATCATTCAACAGCGCCACCAATGCCACCGGGTCGGTGCGCTCGGAGAGCCCGGTGTAATTCACAATATCGGCGAACAGGATGCTCATGTGGCGACGCTCACCGCCGAGCTTAAGCCCGTCGCGCTGGTCTAGCACCGTCGCGATCACGTCGGGATGCAGGTAATGCTCGAAGGCGACGCGCAAGTGGCGCTTTTCGCGTCCTTCGGTGATGTACCGATAGCCGGCCAGGAACATGTACATGAGAATCGCGGTGAGCAGGGGAAAAACGACCCCGATCACCAGGCCGTCGTGAAGCAGCCGCGTCTGAGCGTAAGCGAAGTAGCCGACCAGCAGGATCACGCCCAACGCGGCAGACGACAGCGCCGACAGCCACGCGACGCCAAGCGACATCAGCACACCCATCAGGATCGTGGCGACCAGCGCGATTTCCTGAGCCTCGATCGGGCGGCGAATGAAGTCGCCCTGAATCAGGTTGTCGATCGCGTTGGCGTGGATCTCGACGCGCGCCATGTCGCCGTTGACGGGAGTTACGCCGCGATCGCCCAGCCCGTGAGCGGTCGCGCCGATCAGCACAATCTTTCCCGCCAGTTTGTCCGGCGCAATCCTGCGATTGATGATGTCCGAGACCGAGTAGTGCGGGAATGGATTGGCGCCACGCCGGAAATTCACCAGCATCCGGCCGTTGTCATCGACCGGTATCCGCTGGCCGGCGACCGACACCCCCGACACGCCGTTGGGATCGAGTCCCAATACCATTGGCGCGCCGCCCGCATACGCGTCGGCGACGGCGATAAACAGCGGCGCACAGTAGCGGCCGTCGAAACGGATTACCGTCATCTCGGTGCGGATTTCACCGTCGGCGTCCGCGTCAACGTCGAAGTATCCGGTCGAGTGCGCGGCCTCGTCGAGCAGCACGTACGCAGGCAGATACGCCCGCGCCTGAATCAAATCGTGAGGCTTGCCTGGAGCCTGTCGTACGATTCCGTAACCGAGCGGTCCGGGCGGTCGAATCTGGTCGAGGAACCCGACCGCTTTGACGCTTCCGGAATGAGCCTGGGAATGGTGGCCCTCGAACGCGTAACCAAGCACGGTCAGGCCCTGCGATTTCAGCGCGGCGGAAAATGCCTGGTCGTTGCCGGGACCCAGAACCTCGCCGATCGCATCGTGCTTGAGGCCAAGTCCCGCGAGCTTTTCGCCTATTTCCCCGCGCGTTACATCGCTCTTGTCAGGTTCGCTGAAGATCGCATCGAAGCCTATGACGTTGACCTTGTAGTCCTTGAGCGCATCGACCAGCCGCGCAAGCACCAGCCGCGGCCACGGCCATTGCCCAAGCTGCGCGATACTCCGGTCATCGATCGCGGCGATCGCGACCAGGCCCGAGGACGGATGCGCAGCGATGGTATTGATTCGAAGGTCGTACGCGATCAGATCCATCCGCTCGAATGCGCCGTGGAAGCGGTCGTGGGCGGCGAACATCAAACCCAGCAGCACGATCCCGAACAGGAAGGTGCGCCACGAGAATCTGAGAGCCGTGTGTGACCGTTTTGCGCTCGCCATCGTTACCGATTCGAGCTTAACTCGACGGCGCGGGCGCTGCTAACCGCGCTCGCCGACGCCGCGAACGTCCACCACGCGCGCTTTGCGCATACGCGCGAAAGGTCGCCGCCTACTCCAACCAGCTGAGCTGCTTGTACATGCTGATCTGGCCGTACTGATGAGCGTTGCCATAGCCGGCCTGCGCGCTCACGCCAAGCTGCCACGGCCGGTAGTAAAAGCCGAGATCCGGTCCACCCTGACCCTGCGAGGCGGCCAGGAAACCGCCGTTGTACATCGCGCCGCCGACGCCGCCCAGCACCATGTACTTTTCGGTCGAGAGCAGGATCGCCTGCAGATCGAATTCGGTGCTGGTCACGCCATTCTGGAAATCATGCATCGAGCTGAAAGATGCGTTGAGCGGATGCTGACTGTGCAGGCATATCCAGCTGGAGAAATCTCCCTCGACCACGGCGGCATCGCTATCCGCCACGTCGTGGCCGCCCGAGACGTAAAGATGGGTCCCCGGGAACAGCGTGAAATCGAGACCGCCCTGAAACCGTCCGAAGTTGAGGCGCGGAAAACTGCCGCTGTCCGGCGCAAGCGGACTCTCGAAGCCGCCGCCGATCCACAGTTGGTAGCCGGTCGCGCGGCCGAAGACTCCGATGTACGGCGTAATGCTTTGCTCGACCTGCGTTCCCTCCTGAAGGACGGCATATTTGTCGCTGACGTAGCCGCCGCCAAAGGTGGTCACTTGGAGGAGTCCGGGCGTCTGCAGCGAGTAGAATCCCGGATACGTGTCGTCAAACCATTGCGCATGCGCTGCCGGCGCGATCAGGAGCGCGCTCAACACCACTGCGAACGCGAGTGCTGCGGTCATGCTAACGCGGGAAATTCGATTCTTCACAACCTCTCACCTCCTCCTCTATCGAGCTCCCAGGCCGCCGCCGCCATGTATCACGGGCGTCGTGCATGCCGGACATACCACCGGCGGACATGCCGGTGCCGGTGCACCGCTGGATCCCGGCGAGGTCCCCGTGAAGCCGACGCCACCGCCGCCAGTGCCGCCCGCGTTCGCGCTGTCGAGCGACACCGCCCCGGTCATCGCCAGCGGTCCGGCAGTCGTCGGAGGTTGGTTGCACGGCACGGTCGCCTCGTAGCCCGCGCCGACATCCTGGCCCGCGTTGGGAGCCCTCAGGGACGCCAGGTTGACGGTCCCTCGATAGACGGAGACGTCAGTATAGCGTTCGCATCCCTGGTAGCCGGGCCGGATTACGTTCTCGGTGTACGCGGTATCGAACCTGGTGCCTCGCACTGCCGCGACCGCGTTGGGAGTATGCACCTGGTAGTTTGCCGGTGCGCCGCCCGACGCGGC from Candidatus Binatus sp. includes:
- a CDS encoding adenylate/guanylate cyclase domain-containing protein, which produces MASAKRSHTALRFSWRTFLFGIVLLGLMFAAHDRFHGAFERMDLIAYDLRINTIAAHPSSGLVAIAAIDDRSIAQLGQWPWPRLVLARLVDALKDYKVNVIGFDAIFSEPDKSDVTRGEIGEKLAGLGLKHDAIGEVLGPGNDQAFSAALKSQGLTVLGYAFEGHHSQAHSGSVKAVGFLDQIRPPGPLGYGIVRQAPGKPHDLIQARAYLPAYVLLDEAAHSTGYFDVDADADGEIRTEMTVIRFDGRYCAPLFIAVADAYAGGAPMVLGLDPNGVSGVSVAGQRIPVDDNGRMLVNFRRGANPFPHYSVSDIINRRIAPDKLAGKIVLIGATAHGLGDRGVTPVNGDMARVEIHANAIDNLIQGDFIRRPIEAQEIALVATILMGVLMSLGVAWLSALSSAALGVILLVGYFAYAQTRLLHDGLVIGVVFPLLTAILMYMFLAGYRYITEGREKRHLRVAFEHYLHPDVIATVLDQRDGLKLGGERRHMSILFADIVNYTGLSERTDPVALVALLNDYMTKMTDHIMESGGVVDKIRGDGIMAFWGAPLEVANHARAAIDVGLAMLAELQAMREHDPRFAEIDIGVGIATGDAIVGNFGGENRFDYSVIGDTVNLASRLEGLTRQFKVHLLVSRVTYSEAGAGYIARELGLVKVKGKQVFVPIVHVAGRDNDSVDPSFYRRFADALTMIRAGDVLSARQELKRLGEAHPDDTPVRLYLDKLAAADPEHPPAEMTFEFDTK
- a CDS encoding FecR domain-containing protein; the protein is MSGEVQIQRTGATIGAASGVGVDVGDRIVTGASGHAVIVLNDQSRLELGPASSITLDEFTITGGATSTRVGLVSGVLRSLVNAASGGAPANYQVHTPNAVAAVRGTRFDTAYTENVIRPGYQGCERYTDVSVYRGTVNLASLRAPNAGQDVGAGYEATVPCNQPPTTAGPLAMTGAVSLDSANAGGTGGGGVGFTGTSPGSSGAPAPACPPVVCPACTTPVIHGGGGLGAR